A genome region from Osmerus mordax isolate fOsmMor3 chromosome 27, fOsmMor3.pri, whole genome shotgun sequence includes the following:
- the uqcrh gene encoding cytochrome b-c1 complex subunit 6, mitochondrial produces MVFEEKMILNGEPDEEEEEEEEEDEEDMVDPLETVRQKCEQSEHCVHNRERLEACENRVGSRSETDEDCTEELFDFLHARDHCVAHKVFHSVK; encoded by the exons ATGGTTTTCGAGGAGAAAATGATCTTAAATGGGGAACCCGATGAG gaagaagaggaggaggaggaagaggacgaagAGGACATGGTG GATCCACTGGAAACTGTAAGGCAGAAGTGTGAACAGTCGGAGCACTGCGTCCACAATCGGGAGAGACTGGAAGCATGTGAGAATAGGGTTGGCTCAAGGTCTGAGACCGATGAGGACTGCACCGAGGAGCTCTTTGACTTCCTTCATGCCCGCGACCACTGT GTGGCACACAAAGTTTTCCATTCTGTGAAGTGA